In the Geobacter sp. FeAm09 genome, one interval contains:
- a CDS encoding ABC transporter permease: protein MNIAVIDRVMLRFFAELQGWFALAATSFARMFRRPYYYREFAVQFDKLGFSSLFICMLTGLFTGMVMALQALVQLKPFAATSYVGGMVAVTMIKELGPVLASLMVAGRVGSAITAELGTMVVTEQVDAMRVEGTDIVKRLVAPRLKAMLLALPLLTAVADAVSLLGGYIMASGYGINPTMYLKGIPQFMVFQDLIEGLVKPAVFGFLIAMTGCYVGLNTRGGAEGVGNSAKQAVVVSSVLILMFDFFLTKIFVVFRG from the coding sequence ATGAACATCGCCGTCATCGACCGGGTTATGCTGCGTTTCTTCGCCGAGCTTCAGGGGTGGTTTGCCCTGGCGGCCACGAGCTTCGCACGCATGTTCCGCCGCCCCTACTATTACCGCGAATTCGCCGTGCAGTTCGACAAGCTCGGCTTTTCCTCCCTGTTCATCTGCATGCTGACCGGCCTGTTCACCGGCATGGTCATGGCCCTGCAGGCACTGGTGCAGCTCAAGCCCTTTGCCGCCACCAGCTATGTGGGAGGCATGGTGGCGGTGACCATGATCAAGGAGTTGGGGCCGGTGCTGGCCTCCCTCATGGTGGCCGGCCGGGTCGGCTCCGCCATTACCGCGGAATTGGGCACCATGGTGGTCACCGAGCAGGTGGACGCCATGCGGGTGGAGGGGACCGACATCGTCAAACGGCTGGTGGCCCCGCGGCTGAAGGCCATGCTCCTGGCACTACCGCTTTTGACCGCGGTGGCCGACGCCGTCTCGCTCCTGGGCGGCTATATCATGGCCTCTGGCTATGGCATCAACCCCACCATGTACCTCAAGGGCATTCCCCAGTTCATGGTCTTTCAGGACCTGATCGAGGGGTTGGTCAAACCGGCCGTCTTTGGCTTTCTGATTGCCATGACCGGCTGTTACGTGGGGCTCAACACCCGCGGCGGCGCCGAAGGGGTGGGCAATTCGGCCAAACAGGCGGTGGTGGTTTCGTCGGTGCTGATCCTGATGTTCGATTTCTTTCTGACCAAGATCTTCGTGGTCTTCAGGGGATAG
- a CDS encoding cobalt-precorrin 5A hydrolase: protein MRVAVIAITRNGAQLGQRLRGGLPAAELHVSSRYAGQAGTVRRLFDPADLKALAASLWKEYDGFVFIMAAGIVVRMIAPLLESKETDPAVVVMDDAGKFAISLIAGHLGGANELAERCAFIAGARPVITTATDVNGLPSFDLLAKEQGWVIDDIGRVKVLNRLLLDGEEIAVVDPTGKTRCWLCGRGKASFHDTFAEAMDSPARGFLFVTNRHLPPQTQPGNLLILRPSNLVLGIGCNRGTSVDDIDAFVTAQLKRIFLSRKSVRLVATVAVKRDEEGLIAFAERLGVPLAFFGSDELNAVAVPSPPSPHAMAAVGASGVAEPAAILGSGGGRLLLKKVKSENVTLAVAEMEEGEPHV, encoded by the coding sequence ATGCGCGTCGCCGTGATCGCCATAACCCGCAACGGGGCGCAGTTGGGGCAACGGTTGCGGGGGGGGCTGCCCGCAGCGGAACTGCATGTTTCCAGCCGCTATGCCGGGCAGGCCGGAACGGTCAGGCGATTGTTCGACCCTGCCGACCTGAAGGCGCTGGCCGCCTCACTCTGGAAGGAGTACGACGGGTTCGTCTTCATCATGGCCGCCGGCATCGTGGTGCGCATGATCGCGCCGCTTCTGGAGTCCAAGGAAACCGACCCGGCCGTGGTGGTGATGGACGACGCGGGCAAATTCGCCATCTCGCTCATCGCTGGCCATCTGGGCGGCGCCAACGAACTTGCCGAGCGCTGCGCCTTCATCGCCGGGGCCCGGCCGGTCATCACCACCGCCACCGACGTCAATGGTCTCCCCTCCTTCGACCTTCTGGCCAAGGAACAGGGGTGGGTGATCGACGACATCGGCCGGGTCAAGGTGCTCAACCGGCTGCTCCTGGACGGCGAGGAGATCGCCGTCGTCGATCCCACGGGGAAGACGCGCTGCTGGTTGTGCGGCCGTGGCAAGGCCTCCTTTCACGACACCTTTGCCGAGGCCATGGACAGCCCGGCCCGGGGCTTCCTGTTCGTAACCAACCGACACCTCCCGCCCCAGACCCAGCCCGGCAACCTGCTGATCCTCCGCCCCAGCAATCTGGTGCTGGGCATCGGCTGCAACCGCGGCACCTCGGTGGATGACATCGACGCTTTCGTTACGGCCCAGCTCAAGCGGATCTTCCTCTCCCGCAAGAGCGTGCGGCTGGTGGCCACGGTAGCGGTCAAACGCGACGAGGAGGGGCTCATCGCCTTTGCCGAGCGCCTGGGGGTTCCCCTGGCATTTTTCGGGAGCGACGAATTGAATGCCGTTGCCGTCCCGTCGCCCCCCTCGCCCCATGCCATGGCGGCCGTCGGTGCCTCGGGGGTGGCGGAACCGGCGGCCATACTCGGTTCGGGCGGAGGCCGGCTGCTGCTGAAGAAGGTCAAGTCGGAGAACGTCACCCTGGCGGTGGCCGAGATGGAGGAGGGGGAACCCCATGTCTGA
- a CDS encoding pitrilysin family protein, which translates to MKRIWLFLIALCLCSTSLFAAGLEDKVVEHTMKNGMKLLLVERHTSPTVAAWIRFRVGSVDERSDEQGIAHMLEHMLFKGTTTLGTKNYAAEKPLLDKIEQTAQAMIAEKAKGDKGDRAKTAELEKQLAALETEASRYVIKDEFFELYAKNGGVGYNAFTSRDGTTYLINLPANKLELWAAIESDRMQNAVLREFYSERAVVMEERRRSTDADPENKLWETFVASGFLVHPYAHPTIGWMSDIENLTRTKAERFFHSYYGPQSAIVAIVGDIDATATIALVERYFGAIEPGKLPAPVTAEEPKQEGERRVELVAEAEPTMMVGFHKPAINAADDYVFDVISMILGNGRTSRLYKKLVIEKQIATEVGVFDAPGSRYPNLFLVNANPRAPHTTREVEEAILHELELLKTEPVAERDLQRVLNKIEYEDARRMGTNGGLARNLTEYEAVAGTWRYMTEYRRKVASVTAADIQRVARQYFTEENRMVGFLTKKGGDGK; encoded by the coding sequence ATGAAACGGATATGGTTGTTTCTCATAGCGCTCTGCCTGTGCTCAACCAGCCTCTTTGCCGCCGGGCTGGAAGACAAGGTCGTCGAGCATACCATGAAGAACGGCATGAAACTTCTGCTGGTGGAGCGCCATACCTCGCCGACCGTGGCGGCCTGGATCCGGTTCCGGGTGGGGAGCGTGGACGAACGGAGCGACGAACAGGGTATCGCCCACATGCTGGAGCATATGCTCTTCAAAGGCACCACCACCCTGGGAACAAAGAACTATGCCGCGGAAAAACCGCTTTTGGACAAGATCGAGCAGACCGCCCAGGCGATGATCGCGGAGAAGGCCAAAGGGGACAAGGGAGACAGGGCGAAGACGGCCGAACTGGAGAAGCAGCTGGCGGCCCTGGAGACGGAGGCGTCCCGGTATGTCATCAAGGATGAATTCTTCGAACTCTACGCCAAAAACGGCGGAGTGGGGTACAACGCCTTCACCAGCCGGGACGGCACCACCTACCTGATCAACCTGCCGGCCAACAAGCTGGAGCTGTGGGCGGCCATCGAATCCGACCGCATGCAGAACGCCGTGCTGCGCGAGTTCTATTCGGAGCGGGCCGTGGTGATGGAGGAGCGCCGCCGTTCCACCGACGCCGACCCGGAGAACAAGCTGTGGGAGACCTTCGTCGCCTCCGGCTTTCTGGTCCACCCCTACGCCCACCCCACCATCGGCTGGATGTCGGATATCGAGAACCTGACCCGCACCAAGGCCGAGCGCTTCTTCCACTCCTACTACGGCCCCCAGAGCGCCATCGTGGCCATCGTGGGCGACATCGACGCCACGGCGACCATCGCCCTGGTGGAACGTTATTTCGGCGCCATCGAGCCCGGAAAACTCCCGGCGCCGGTCACGGCCGAGGAACCGAAGCAGGAGGGGGAACGGCGCGTCGAACTGGTGGCCGAGGCCGAACCGACCATGATGGTCGGGTTCCACAAGCCGGCCATCAATGCGGCCGACGACTACGTCTTCGACGTGATCAGCATGATCCTGGGCAACGGCCGGACCTCGCGCCTGTACAAAAAGCTGGTCATCGAAAAACAGATCGCCACGGAGGTGGGGGTCTTCGATGCCCCGGGCAGCCGCTACCCCAACCTCTTCCTCGTCAACGCCAATCCCCGCGCCCCCCATACCACCCGGGAGGTGGAGGAGGCCATCCTCCATGAGCTGGAACTGCTCAAGACCGAACCGGTTGCCGAACGCGACCTGCAGCGCGTCCTCAACAAGATCGAGTACGAAGATGCCCGCCGGATGGGCACCAACGGCGGCCTGGCCCGCAACCTGACCGAGTACGAGGCGGTCGCCGGCACCTGGCGCTACATGACCGAGTACCGCCGCAAGGTGGCGTCGGTCACCGCCGCCGATATCCAGCGGGTGGCCAGACAGTACTTCACCGAGGAGAACCGCATGGTTGGATTCCTTACCAAAAAGGGGGGTGACGGCAAATGA
- a CDS encoding bacteriohemerythrin, translated as MALPEWNENMALHLPAIDTQHKQLLAWIKALGDAVQKEEGARIIDDVLQHLINYVHEHFSAEERLMLAHNFPGFADHRREHDFFVSRLKDLHTGITCGEELSVKTLDFLVDWTITHIRGTDQKYGSFVRATAVGAKLD; from the coding sequence ATGGCACTTCCTGAATGGAACGAAAACATGGCGCTGCATCTTCCCGCCATCGACACTCAGCACAAACAACTGCTCGCCTGGATCAAGGCGCTGGGCGACGCGGTGCAGAAGGAAGAAGGCGCCCGGATCATCGACGATGTCCTGCAGCACCTGATCAACTACGTGCACGAACACTTCTCCGCCGAGGAACGCCTGATGCTCGCCCATAACTTTCCCGGCTTTGCGGACCACCGCCGGGAACACGACTTTTTCGTTTCCCGGCTCAAGGACCTGCATACCGGCATCACGTGCGGGGAGGAGTTGAGTGTCAAGACCCTGGACTTCCTGGTCGATTGGACGATCACCCATATCAGGGGAACCGACCAGAAATACGGGAGTTTTGTCCGGGCAACCGCGGTGGGGGCCAAATTGGACTAA
- a CDS encoding cupin domain-containing protein — MHSHTAAYWAEKLDLLRHPEGGWFRETYRAAETIPEAGLPTRFQGERAFSTAIHFLLERDDFSALHRLKSDEVWHFYDGGPLTVHLMTPDGQYRPLRLGRDPEKGERFQAVAPAGCWFGAEVAAGPGDFALVGCTVAPGFDFSDFELAGQADLTGLFPQHAALIRRLTRE, encoded by the coding sequence ATGCACAGCCACACCGCCGCATACTGGGCCGAAAAGCTGGACCTCCTCCGCCACCCCGAGGGGGGGTGGTTCCGCGAGACCTACCGCGCCGCCGAAACCATCCCCGAGGCCGGCCTGCCGACCCGGTTCCAGGGCGAACGGGCCTTCTCCACCGCCATCCACTTTCTGCTGGAGCGGGATGACTTCTCGGCGCTGCACCGTCTGAAGTCCGACGAGGTGTGGCACTTCTATGACGGCGGGCCGCTGACGGTGCACCTCATGACGCCGGACGGCCAGTACCGCCCCCTTCGGCTGGGGCGCGACCCGGAAAAGGGGGAGCGGTTCCAGGCCGTGGCACCGGCTGGTTGCTGGTTTGGGGCCGAGGTAGCAGCCGGGCCCGGTGATTTTGCCCTGGTGGGGTGCACCGTGGCGCCCGGCTTCGATTTCAGCGATTTCGAACTGGCCGGCCAGGCCGACCTGACCGGACTCTTCCCCCAGCACGCAGCGCTCATCAGGCGCTTGACCCGGGAGTAG
- the pdxA gene encoding 4-hydroxythreonine-4-phosphate dehydrogenase PdxA — protein sequence MSEKALIAITMGDPCAIGPEIIVKALDNPGIAAGCTPLVVGDRTALDRAVQVCGSRLEIVEIAEPEEARRVPEGAVPLMPVSRLPEGDVQYGKPTLAAGDAVYRYICTAARLCLAGRVAAMATAPINKEAMNRAGHAYHGHTELLAELCGVDDYVMMLAGDVLRVSLVTIHEALRAVPALVTRDRVLKTIRVTADGVRRLTGKAAPRLAVLALNPHCGEGGMFGNEEDTAITPAIEAANLEGIDAQGPLAADTLFHFAQQGLYDGVVAMYHDQGLIPLKMLHFDDGVNITLGLPIIRTSVDHGTAYGLAGTGTASEMSLVAAVRMAMEMVKE from the coding sequence ATGTCTGAAAAAGCCCTGATAGCGATCACCATGGGTGATCCCTGTGCCATCGGGCCGGAGATCATCGTCAAGGCGCTGGATAATCCCGGGATTGCCGCGGGGTGCACGCCCCTGGTCGTCGGCGACAGGACCGCCCTTGACCGGGCGGTGCAGGTCTGCGGTTCACGGCTGGAGATCGTCGAAATCGCGGAGCCCGAGGAGGCGCGCCGGGTGCCGGAGGGGGCTGTGCCCCTCATGCCGGTTTCCCGCCTGCCCGAGGGCGATGTGCAGTACGGCAAGCCCACGTTGGCCGCGGGCGATGCCGTCTACCGCTATATCTGCACGGCGGCGCGCCTTTGCCTGGCGGGCCGGGTGGCGGCCATGGCCACGGCCCCCATCAACAAGGAGGCCATGAACCGCGCCGGCCATGCGTATCATGGCCACACCGAACTTTTGGCCGAACTGTGCGGGGTTGACGATTACGTGATGATGCTGGCGGGGGATGTGCTCCGGGTCAGCCTGGTGACGATCCATGAGGCGCTTCGTGCCGTTCCGGCCCTGGTTACCAGGGACCGGGTGCTGAAGACGATCCGGGTTACGGCGGACGGGGTGCGGCGCCTGACCGGCAAGGCGGCCCCGCGCCTGGCGGTGCTGGCGCTCAACCCCCACTGCGGCGAGGGGGGGATGTTCGGCAACGAGGAGGATACCGCCATCACGCCGGCCATCGAAGCCGCCAACCTCGAAGGTATCGATGCCCAGGGGCCTCTTGCGGCGGATACCCTCTTCCATTTCGCGCAGCAGGGCCTGTACGACGGGGTGGTGGCCATGTACCACGACCAGGGCTTGATCCCGCTCAAGATGCTCCATTTCGACGACGGGGTAAACATCACGCTGGGATTGCCGATCATTCGCACGTCGGTGGACCACGGCACGGCTTATGGTCTGGCGGGGACCGGTACGGCCTCGGAGATGAGCCTTGTGGCGGCTGTCAGGATGGCTATGGAGATGGTAAAGGAATGA
- the cobM gene encoding precorrin-4 C(11)-methyltransferase, with protein sequence MSPQVSFVGAGPGAADLITIRGARLLRHADVVVYAGSLVDRELVRRYAATADVYDSAGMTLDQVVAVIMEAVAAGRSVVRLHTGDPSIYGAIQEQMEALDHLGVAYLVVPGVTSAFAAAAALKQELTLPEVSQTVIFTRMEGRTPVPERERLSRIAGIGATLVIYLSVGMIDRVVEELLAGAYTPETAAAVVCRASWEDELVIEGTLADIAARVREAGIDRQALIIVGDVLAARREGLKAKSLLYDDGFSHGFRGSAIG encoded by the coding sequence ATGTCACCACAGGTTTCTTTCGTCGGCGCGGGACCGGGGGCCGCCGACCTCATCACCATCCGCGGGGCGCGGCTCTTGCGCCATGCCGACGTGGTCGTCTATGCCGGCAGCCTGGTGGACCGGGAACTGGTCCGCCGCTATGCCGCCACGGCGGATGTGTACGATTCGGCCGGCATGACCCTCGACCAGGTCGTTGCCGTGATCATGGAGGCGGTCGCGGCGGGCAGGAGCGTGGTGCGGCTTCACACCGGCGACCCGTCGATCTACGGTGCCATCCAGGAGCAGATGGAGGCCCTGGATCACCTGGGGGTGGCGTACCTGGTGGTGCCCGGCGTGACCAGCGCCTTTGCCGCCGCCGCCGCCCTCAAACAGGAACTGACCCTTCCGGAGGTGTCCCAGACGGTGATCTTCACCCGCATGGAGGGGCGCACGCCGGTGCCGGAACGGGAACGCCTCAGCCGGATCGCCGGCATCGGTGCCACGCTGGTGATCTATCTCTCGGTGGGCATGATCGATCGGGTGGTGGAAGAGCTTCTGGCCGGGGCCTACACCCCGGAGACCGCCGCCGCCGTGGTCTGCCGCGCCTCCTGGGAGGACGAACTGGTCATCGAGGGCACCCTGGCCGATATCGCCGCCAGGGTCCGGGAGGCGGGCATCGACCGCCAGGCCCTGATCATTGTCGGCGATGTGCTGGCGGCGCGCCGCGAAGGGCTCAAGGCAAAGTCGCTGCTCTACGATGACGGCTTCTCCCACGGTTTTCGCGGCAGCGCCATAGGGTGA
- a CDS encoding ABC transporter ATP-binding protein, producing the protein MNGSDSIRMEKLSYSVGGRKILEDFDFCLDRGVNRTILGVSGAGKTTILKLLLGLLPPQSGRVCIGNVCITGQPESTFSEQRKRIAIVFQGGALFDSMTVGENVGYRLFEEGRLSEGEIERIVLEKLSFVGVEQAVNLYPAELSGGMKKRVAIARALAANPDFIFFDEPTTGLDPIGVYNICNLMQRLQAEGKTTLMVTHDLATAFATSERFTFLHQARMIFEGTEAEMRASTIPEVREFLQPTKESLFV; encoded by the coding sequence ATGAACGGCAGCGATTCCATCCGCATGGAGAAACTGTCCTACTCGGTGGGGGGCCGGAAGATTCTGGAAGATTTCGACTTCTGCCTCGATCGGGGCGTCAACCGCACCATCCTGGGGGTAAGCGGCGCCGGCAAGACTACCATCCTCAAGCTGCTCCTGGGCCTGCTCCCCCCCCAATCGGGGCGGGTCTGCATCGGCAACGTCTGCATCACCGGCCAACCGGAGTCAACCTTCAGCGAACAACGCAAGCGCATCGCCATCGTCTTCCAGGGAGGGGCGCTGTTCGATTCCATGACCGTGGGGGAGAACGTGGGCTACCGCCTCTTCGAGGAGGGGCGGCTCTCCGAGGGGGAAATCGAGCGGATCGTGCTGGAAAAGCTCTCCTTCGTGGGGGTGGAGCAGGCCGTGAACCTCTACCCGGCCGAACTGTCGGGCGGCATGAAGAAACGGGTCGCCATTGCCCGCGCCCTGGCGGCCAACCCGGATTTCATCTTCTTCGACGAGCCGACCACCGGCCTCGACCCCATCGGGGTCTACAACATCTGCAACCTGATGCAGCGCCTGCAGGCCGAGGGGAAGACCACCCTCATGGTGACCCACGACCTGGCGACGGCCTTCGCCACCTCGGAGCGCTTCACCTTTCTGCACCAGGCGCGGATGATCTTCGAGGGGACCGAGGCCGAGATGCGGGCCAGCACGATCCCGGAGGTACGGGAATTTTTGCAGCCGACGAAAGAGTCGCTGTTCGTATAA
- a CDS encoding pitrilysin family protein, whose protein sequence is MKRLILSLVLLVAAWTTVAAADGGKADPRTMNFPELSFQIPTAERVVLECGMPVYLLRDTELPIINITALVRTGSVYEPAGQAGLAALTGSVMRSGGAGGLSPEQMDDELEFMASAVESGIGPDMGTVSLTSLTRNFSRTLRIFSDVLLRPDFSQKRVDIARKHLIEGLRRQNDDPKEIAGRELNRAIYAGHPLGTVPTFASANAITRQDMVDFHRRFFRPDRVILAVSGDFDRESLLRELNAVFGKPATTPPATLPEVAQPKAEFRPEVIYGKKEVNQTVIRMGHLGITKADPDIYALRVMDYILGGSFTSRLTMEVRTNQGLAYNVDSRFDVGRRFTGTFIAETETKAGSTGKAISLMEKIIAGMTREPVTDQELQAAKEYIINSFMFGFTSPASVVTQRARLEFYGYSPGYLEGYRDNIARVTKEDVLAAARRHLKPEAFKLVVVGDAAQFDKPLAAFGVVRELDLRQQPEK, encoded by the coding sequence ATGAAACGACTGATCCTCTCCCTCGTGCTCCTTGTTGCGGCATGGACGACGGTAGCAGCCGCCGATGGCGGAAAGGCCGACCCCCGCACCATGAATTTCCCCGAACTGAGCTTCCAGATCCCCACCGCCGAACGGGTGGTGCTGGAGTGCGGCATGCCGGTCTACCTGCTGCGGGACACGGAACTGCCCATCATCAACATCACGGCCCTGGTCCGCACCGGATCGGTCTACGAGCCGGCCGGCCAGGCCGGCCTGGCCGCCCTGACCGGCAGCGTGATGCGCAGCGGCGGCGCCGGCGGGCTCTCGCCGGAACAGATGGACGACGAACTGGAGTTCATGGCTTCGGCGGTGGAAAGCGGCATCGGCCCCGACATGGGCACGGTTTCCCTGACATCCCTCACCAGGAACTTCAGCCGGACCCTGCGCATCTTCAGCGACGTGCTGCTGCGCCCCGATTTCAGCCAGAAGCGGGTCGATATCGCCCGCAAGCACCTGATCGAGGGCTTGCGGAGGCAGAACGACGATCCTAAGGAGATCGCCGGACGGGAACTCAACCGGGCCATCTACGCCGGGCACCCCCTGGGCACGGTACCCACCTTTGCGTCGGCCAACGCCATCACGCGCCAGGACATGGTGGATTTCCACCGCCGCTTCTTCCGGCCGGACAGGGTGATCCTGGCGGTTTCGGGCGATTTCGACCGTGAGTCCCTGCTCAGGGAGTTGAACGCCGTTTTCGGCAAACCGGCCACAACCCCTCCGGCGACGCTGCCGGAGGTCGCCCAGCCGAAGGCCGAGTTCCGGCCCGAGGTGATCTACGGCAAAAAGGAGGTCAATCAGACCGTGATCCGCATGGGACACCTGGGGATCACCAAGGCCGATCCCGATATCTACGCCCTGCGCGTCATGGATTATATCCTGGGGGGGAGCTTCACCTCGCGCCTGACCATGGAGGTCCGCACCAACCAGGGGCTGGCCTACAACGTGGACAGCCGTTTCGACGTGGGCCGGCGCTTCACCGGCACCTTCATCGCCGAGACGGAGACCAAGGCCGGCTCCACCGGCAAGGCCATCTCCCTGATGGAGAAGATCATCGCCGGCATGACCAGGGAGCCGGTGACCGACCAGGAATTGCAGGCGGCCAAGGAATATATCATCAACTCCTTCATGTTCGGCTTCACCAGCCCGGCCTCCGTCGTGACCCAACGGGCACGGCTGGAGTTCTACGGCTATTCTCCCGGTTATCTGGAAGGCTACCGGGATAACATCGCCCGGGTGACGAAGGAGGATGTGCTGGCTGCCGCCCGGAGGCACCTGAAACCCGAGGCGTTCAAGCTGGTGGTGGTGGGCGATGCCGCCCAATTCGACAAACCGCTGGCCGCCTTCGGCGTCGTCCGCGAACTGGACCTCAGGCAGCAGCCTGAGAAATAA
- the flgM gene encoding flagellar biosynthesis anti-sigma factor FlgM, with the protein MKIETGVQALARPQSKNLKGVSSQKSADATSPQDEGDAFSVELSATTGKLLSAAPAEETIRWEKVTSIRDQLAAGTYNISGKDVAAKMLNVFTD; encoded by the coding sequence ATGAAAATCGAAACCGGTGTTCAAGCCCTGGCCAGGCCGCAGAGTAAAAATCTGAAGGGTGTATCTTCACAGAAGAGCGCCGACGCCACCTCGCCGCAGGACGAGGGAGACGCTTTCAGCGTCGAACTGTCGGCCACCACGGGGAAGCTGTTGTCCGCCGCTCCTGCCGAAGAGACGATCCGCTGGGAAAAGGTCACCTCCATCAGGGACCAGTTGGCGGCCGGCACCTACAATATCAGCGGCAAGGATGTGGCCGCCAAGATGCTGAACGTCTTTACGGACTGA
- a CDS encoding EVE domain-containing protein encodes MAFWLFKTEPGCFSFADLKARPNMTEPWDGVRNYQARNFLRDRIKPGDRVLFYHSNIPEPAVVGIAEVVREGYPDSTAMNPAGEHFDPKASPDNPIWYMVDVRYGEPLPRPVSLEQIKANPLLAEMPLVKRSRLSIQPVTAEEWRTILIMGGAEAP; translated from the coding sequence ATGGCGTTCTGGCTTTTCAAAACCGAACCGGGCTGTTTTTCCTTCGCCGACCTGAAGGCGCGCCCGAACATGACCGAACCGTGGGACGGGGTGCGCAACTACCAGGCGCGCAATTTCCTGCGGGACCGCATCAAGCCGGGCGACCGGGTGCTGTTCTACCACAGCAACATCCCCGAGCCGGCCGTTGTCGGCATTGCCGAGGTCGTGCGGGAGGGGTACCCCGATTCCACGGCCATGAATCCCGCCGGCGAACATTTCGACCCCAAGGCGTCACCCGACAATCCTATCTGGTACATGGTGGACGTACGCTACGGCGAGCCGCTGCCCCGGCCGGTTTCCCTGGAACAGATCAAGGCCAACCCCCTCCTGGCCGAAATGCCGCTGGTCAAACGCAGCCGCCTCTCGATCCAGCCGGTTACGGCCGAGGAGTGGCGAACCATTCTGATCATGGGCGGAGCGGAGGCCCCATGA
- a CDS encoding MlaD family protein: MERSNKIGWAQVRAGVFIFVAMVCVAGGVLLMGQKTKMFVPKGKLQVVMDDVAGLKEGAPVWLAGVDVGVVTDIRFADPKKTNEVDIRLEIDDEALKKIGADSKITIKTRGLMGEKYVDITPSQQYFEKPAAVLRGTPVVKLDDVVQKAGATFDRLNTIVDNITQGKGTLGKLTTDASLYTNIVSLTGELHALAITINRGEGTLGKLNRNPEPYNRLVSILNRADQTLRDIQESDGTLNKLIYDKALYDKLVTLAEKSNDAADYVRELNKKITSKDSTLGLLINDREFYDKGLSLLSRADNSVRSIEEVTARIKSGEGTAGKLVTDKELYERMNRMVDNLDALVKDFKEHPRKYIKFSLF; this comes from the coding sequence ATGGAACGGAGCAACAAGATAGGCTGGGCCCAGGTACGCGCCGGCGTGTTCATCTTCGTGGCGATGGTATGTGTTGCCGGCGGGGTGCTGCTGATGGGGCAGAAAACCAAGATGTTCGTCCCCAAGGGGAAACTGCAGGTGGTGATGGACGATGTGGCCGGCCTCAAGGAAGGCGCTCCGGTCTGGCTGGCCGGGGTGGACGTGGGGGTCGTGACCGATATCCGTTTTGCCGATCCCAAGAAGACCAACGAGGTGGATATCCGCCTGGAGATCGATGACGAGGCCCTGAAGAAGATCGGCGCCGATTCGAAGATCACCATCAAGACCCGCGGCCTGATGGGGGAAAAATACGTGGACATCACCCCGTCGCAACAATATTTCGAAAAACCGGCCGCCGTTCTGCGCGGCACGCCGGTCGTGAAGCTGGACGACGTGGTGCAGAAGGCCGGCGCCACCTTCGACCGCCTGAACACGATCGTGGACAATATCACCCAGGGCAAGGGGACCCTGGGCAAACTGACCACCGATGCCAGCCTCTACACCAACATCGTCAGCCTGACCGGCGAGCTCCACGCCCTGGCGATCACCATCAACCGCGGCGAAGGGACCCTGGGCAAGCTGAACCGCAACCCCGAACCCTACAACAGGCTGGTCAGCATCCTCAACCGGGCCGACCAGACGCTCCGGGACATCCAGGAGTCCGACGGCACCCTGAACAAGCTGATCTACGACAAGGCGCTCTACGACAAATTGGTCACCCTGGCGGAAAAGAGCAACGACGCCGCCGACTACGTGCGGGAACTGAACAAGAAAATCACCTCCAAGGACAGCACCCTCGGCCTGTTGATCAACGACCGGGAGTTCTACGACAAGGGCTTGTCGCTCCTGAGCCGGGCCGACAATTCGGTCAGGTCCATCGAGGAGGTCACCGCCAGGATCAAGAGCGGCGAGGGGACGGCCGGCAAGCTGGTGACCGACAAGGAGCTGTACGAGCGCATGAACCGCATGGTGGACAACCTGGACGCCCTGGTGAAGGATTTCAAGGAGCATCCCCGCAAATACATCAAATTCTCATTGTTTTAA